AGTGGACTGACACGGAGAATTGTGAAAAGATAAAGTTTATTGCTTCATCTGCTGAGTGATTGATTGTACTGTGACTGCTGTTGCCCCCTAACAAGAGGTCACAACTGGATCACATTGTTTCTGCTATCAAAAATATAGTGTCAGAAAGTCATTTTCTCCCACTGTAGTGGCTATAACGTATTTTTGGTTACATTTTACAAACCGGTCAGAATAAAATTGAGATGCTGgagaatttttttaaacatttttttttttaatataaacaaAATGCTGCCGTCAACAAACATATGCTTTTCAAGAAAAATCCAAAAACCTTACATTATACAGGTGGTTATAATatctaataaaatatatttttgcagTGTGATTTCAGACTTTTCTATgtataaatacacaaacaaaccatgtaaaaaaacaataacttaaCACAAACAGGTCCTTAAATAACTTATCATTCAAAAAAGATATGTTCTACATAGGCCTCAGGAATCAGTGACTGGCAGAGTAAACTGGTGTGTTATAATGCGTGGTGTTtcctgccccctggtggctgcaTGCTGTGATGTTTCCTGTGGACTTGAGTCTCAGCCAGGTCTGCTGACAGTCTCTTGGCCATTCGGTCGGTGGTCCTCTTCATGCTGCGGGCCACCTCAATAGCCTGGTCTAGAGTCCTGTTCATGTCTTCCTCCTAGAAAACAGTTAGCAGACTTTAATATGAAATTGTTGGCTCTTTTTTTTGGAGAATCACAGCAGATGTTCTTTTATACAGGGAGAATCTCAGCAGACATGCATGTGAAGAAATCTCACCTTGTTCCCTCTGCGTCTGCCTGTCCTGCTGCCAGTCTTTGAGGGCATTGATACTGGGGATGGTGTCCGCTGGAAGTACACATTACTGGGCAGGAGGGCCGAATCTGACTGGGTGGAGCGCTTTCTGTGATGGGACATGGACTGCAGAGGCGGCTCCCTTACTTTATAGCTGGATTGGAGTACACACAGCAAGAAAGAATGAGTCCACTTTACCAGAACTATATCATTTAATATCTTTACCTCTGGTTAATATCTGTGTGCTTTCAgtaagtgatgtgtgtgtgtttacctcgCAGGCAGGCTGCTGGAGGAGCCGTAGCTGACCTGGAGAAGAGACTTCTGGAGAGatgcagaggagaaaagagaccACCTCTCCTTGGAGTAAAAACTCTCCGTGACGGCTGCTGATCACAGGAACATAACATAAGAAGCACTACAGTATATGTACCAATAGAACACAATACTGATAATCATGGTGATGATTCCGATGACTCGTAAAGATGTGCATGCTAAATAACTCCTGCCATTGCCCTTGTTGTAGGTACTGGCATTACAACTGGAGTTGGTCTCCGGGCGCTGACCACTGCTCCTCATTAGTTAGGATGGGCAGAAGATACATTCCTCGTATGTATAAATGGACTATGATATATCTCTGCCCTGTTTCAACACTGTTACTATTACAGATGGATCAACAAAAAGTACATTCCCAGGATAATGGCCTGACattccctcaccttccgctctctgtgtagTGCCGTTCTCCaactctgttcgcttcgggaactacaacaaacttcaagctagcaagctacacactgaaaaaggcaagttttgaagaaaacaacaaggcaggtctgcttggttcttacggggaatgattgtaaagattaacAAAGCATACTCTCTAACTGGGTCGTTGTGGGACCGATTACACACGCCCGAGACACtagtaagagcaaatgaggttaaaccatgtatccagctaatttaaatagctcacatttctgtattgtgtgaacagttaatttaatattgtatgtgacgttttcttttgcgggttgcaaatgtttcaccagaacaagttccttcccgagactacttagcgccgcccaagacgattgtgattggtttaaagaaatgcaaagaaCCCAGAgcggttttttttctctcctatcctagaatgtatctgCGGTGTAGTCAGACCTTACTTCACAGCACTgtagagataggtctggcaatgcaagactactctTACAGTATACTCTgaaaccaatttttttttttaaatagtagaATTTAGTTTAAAATCTGCTATATGTAAATCAAACAAAATGCATTGTTTCATCAATCACAATGACACCAAAATGTTGACGTTCTAAACATTAGATGATAAAGTCACTTACTTTGTAGTCTCTGCTTGGCATGGCTGTCAGAAGCCTTCCCTCCTTTTAAAATGGAGCTGTTCAGACGAGAGGTTTTCACTGAGCCGTTTCCCTCTGACTCTGAAGGAGCATAACATACATGttgttccattttttttaaaatatcatATCACCCATGTAAATTATATACAATTTACAAAGACTGTACTATACTGTGAAAAACAGCTTTGGCTCGGACCTCTGTTGGATTGCAGCGCCTCACGAAATTGATATTGAAACTCTGGCGCTGAGCGCACACTGTCGCCGCCGCCTCTCCGGCTCGCTACAGGTGAACTGTGGAACTGCAACATGATCTCAGAGCCAGCTGTGTCACCACTGTCTGTACCTGAAGAGCAAATGATCTAACCATAGTAGATGATGGAGGAAATATAGGGACACACGCTcctcacaaaaaaaatgaaaattctgtttctgtttttttctctttgttgatgtcGAATGTCAGTaatttgatgtttaagaaggtgtgTTAGTATTATGCTTTActataaggaagccacaataaagttcataatcaaagttttattttacttttgcatctaataattaaatacatttaatttcagaaaattacttttgatacttaagtacagtaaatatcagaatttttaagacttttactcaagtagtaTTCTAAAAGgcgactttaacttctaccaaagtcattttctggtaaggtACTTTTACTcgagtattgctttcaagtactttatacaagactggcGGTGGTGGAGTACCATTGCTCTTGCTGGGGCCAATGTCTGAAGAGATCCAGTCCTCTATCCTCACCTGACTGGAACTGAGATCGCTCACATTCTGTGCGCTGCCACTTGATGGCTTCCACACACTAGATAGTAGAATAAAAAGGGTCATAATAATGACAGTACAATGAATAAATGGTAAGAACATGATGTCTCTTTCATACATCAATACACCAAAAATGGCCATTATACTTCTGTTCCTCCACTAAAACCAGCGAGCGGGATCACCTGTTGCATGCTGGTCTGTGGTGGGTGCGGAGTCTGGTTTTAGACTTGCGCTCCTGACGATCCTGTCTGTATTTGGAGGTGAGGTAGTCCATCTTCTGTGCTAGGTGAGGCAGCTGGACCAAGCCTTCCTCCAGGTCCTTCTTCAGCCGGAATACCTCTGACTGCAAGGCCAGGAGAGCCTCACtaaacagacacatatacagatgTTCACTAGGGCTGTAACGATACATCTATCTGGATCGATATTTCAATCATCAATGATCCAATATTATCGATACAAACTGAAAATATCgatacatatcgtcatctttaagatgtgcctttattttgaaattcccactttgtatttattctttttatcaAAAAGAGtcgtttgtttttaattgtttaatttaataGTAATGAActtgtcaaatcatattttagttgtcttttatataatatataaagatGTAAATGTCTTAAATCGGCTTATATATCATCTTATATCGgtcgcaggcccctgaattAAATTGAATCGGCATCAtatcgtggcagactttgtgatatcagtaaatattcTATCGTTGTCCAAgtaatcaatataatatcgtatcgtggtaAAATGTGTGATTTACTACCCTAAGGTTCACTGATTAAATATGCAACAGCAGAGAAGAGGATGATTCAATCTTTAGCTTAAAGTTGTAGTTTTTCAGCAGTCAACCACTAACACTAGCTGCTCCTGAGCATACACTGACCTATTACATGAGCAGGAGTACAGTGGGCTGCCTCTCTCTTCTGTATCCATGGTGGTGCTGAGTGCGGGTTCTGATACGTGGTGATGGAGCTGGGCAGACGGGCTGCGTTCAGATCCTGTTTGGTCAGTGGTGGAGAAGCGGTTATCATTTCAGTATTGACCAGAtaagatgaaataaaaagagaacTTCTTTATTAGATGGATTTTCTCACCCTGCAGCCTGACTGAAGGCTCCTTAGTGGTGCTCTCCACCCACCGCTCCACTGCCGCTGCTGCACCACAGGACTGTGTTTGGACAGATGGGTGGGGACTGACCCACTGCTGGCTGGTGAGGGAGGCTGAATGGATGGCTGTCTGCAGGTTGGAGCAGGAGCCCTCACTGTCTGAGCTACTTAAAGCATTGTTCTGGGAGTGCACACTGTAGATGAGAGGATCAAACTTCTCAAATTGACATGCATATAGTAACTGTGGATTTACAGAAACCAATTTTATTAAATACTAAAGTATTTCATTGTTGCTGTGTATATCGATTTGTACCTTTCTGTGAGCAGATTTGGTTGAAATGGTCCAGAAGCTGATTGATTCAAGTAAGAGCTCCCAAAtccactgtctgtctctgggcTCAAAATCCTCTGCACCCCAGAAAACCCGACatcagtttaaataaaacagCCTGTGCATCCTCCACACACTAACTTAAACAGTATCCCTGAAAATCTCTTGTACAACAAACATTAGACCAAATATGGTCAAACAAACCAACTATCTGCGACTGACCTGTGATACAGATGAGGTGTTGAGAGGAGGCACTGAGAGAATGTGGGTGTCTGAGTCGTTGCGTGCATCAGAGGAAGATGAGACCTCCACAGCCAGACTCACACATTCACCCAGATCCCATTCACCTGCTGGGTTCAAGACACGGTCTGGGGTGCTACGACTGCAGCAACAACAAGTGAGATATTTAGAGTCCGTGGGGTGGAGATGAGGGGAGTTGGGGAAGGGTGAGGGTTTtgtttgaaatacaaaaaatgacatGCAGTATGCATAggtaaaatatacatacatacattttgcaCTTACACTGACAGGATTACAAGATGGATTACTTGCATTAGCCATACATTATTGaaatgcaaaccagtacagagaAACCACAATAGAGAGCCAATCAAGTAACAGTTAGCTCTTAGATCTATATGGTCAGGTAGCCTTTAACATCACAACACTGACCTGTTGGGTGTCCACTGCCTCTGTCTCAAGGATGAGCTGCTTCCACTCAAGTATGCCAAGATGTTACTGTTATCTATCACTTCTAACGAAACAGAGCTCCTCTCCTCTTCAGCCTCagctgtctggatttccagTCCCTCCGCAGAGCCCTGTGAGCTCCTGAAACAGGACAGAAAAGAAAACCTGCACACAGCGACTCAAACACTCTGTGGAACCTAACACCAACGCTGCACCTGAAACACTATCTGCCCAGGGGAAGGCTGAGAACGTGCCTATTATttgagcacaaacacacatgcaagcacCACTCAAAACATCAATGGCTAGACAAAACAGCACTCTATCATATGTATGTATCCTAGCCAGGataactattttcttttttctatacAGAATTTACACTGCTACCTGTTTGAGCACTTTAtacacattttgtattgttatattattggaGCATTTAAAATATCTTAACAAGCACCTTGAATGGCAGTATCTATGTCCAGTATTTTTCAGTAGAGAGTCAGTTGTTATGAGTTCACTGTGTTGCTGTAATTCCTCATCTCCATGGACCTCACTGGCCTCCTCCACTTCCTCATTATTTTCATCCTCCATCTTATAACCCACATGGGTAAAGCCTGCACTTGGCCCCTGAAACATGAGACCCAGTCAGATAATTTGCGGTTAGTGTAATCTTACACACATACTCAGCATTTTCTCAGTGTGTGGATGCTACGAATAAGCTTTTACTATTCAACACAGAGCAGGCTGCACCCAGGCTCGAGTATACAACATtaacataaataataaacagaaatattgAGAGAATATTGAGGTTCAGTCATTATTCATCCTGGTTGGGGATTGGAACATAAATGTTGTTTAGTTTGAAAGCATTTCACTCTGAACCATAATGTCAAGCCACTGGTTGCGCCAAAAGAAAAGTCAGAGGGTAATCTAAGACATcatgattcatcctctgggagcTATAAATGATAATTCACTTTGGACAGAAGGGCTGACTAACTGACCTACTTCAGCAAATCCTAGAGCCCTGCTGCTAAGGTGGCTTCAAATCCCTAAAATCCTTGAGGTTAATGTAtcaaaaaaagagaaggaaataGGAACCTAAACTTTTAAAGCTAAATTGAAATCAAATGTATACACTATAAAGTATAACCAACATAAATCCCGAAAATGTTGATTAGTATTTAATATGTGCTGCTGACaaacagatcttttttttttttaatcatttctaTGCATTAGGTCTCATTGGTTATGATAACCTACATTTGTAATACTAAGCttgcacagacacagagaggaaatgtCGCTACACACTGCTATACAACCATAGGCCGTTACAAAATGATCAGGTATTGTGTATGTACAGCAGTACATTTATGGAAAGCTGATTAAAATTATGAAGTGGCCACAAAAAGCAAATTAAGTGTACTTTCAGCATTTTGACTGTAAAATAGCTCCATTGATGTGAGCATTATCGACTGTTACCAGAAGTTTTCAACAATAAAACTAGTGGCCTATACCTTACCTACAttgttgttgagacatttcacacaAAGCCAGAAAAGTCCATTTCATGGTGGTACTACAGACAAAAGTAGGGATCACcttgaatgtctgtacaaacgTTCATGGCAATCTTTCCaatatttattgaaatatttCACTGTGGACAGAGTGATGGACTGACTTACATGCCATTCCTACAGCAGAGCTGCTAGAGTGGCAAAGAATTGTGAAGgtgagtgagttttttttttgaggcaatgggtgtgtctgtgagttGGTTACCTCATGCAGGGATGGTGGAGGTGAGAGTGTGGGCATGCAGAGAGGACTGGGCTTCACATGCAGCATCTCTTTCATGGGCGTGGGAGTGGAGGATGAGTGGGGTGGAGAAATCTGCTCACACACGTTTTTGTCTATCATCTCCTTTATGTCCTCAAGGTGCATTCCTATCCTGAATATGTCTCCCTCCAtcagcctgcacacacacacacacacacacacacacgcacacgcacgcatgaaGACACAAAATGAGgcagacacattcacacaggtGCGATGGCGTGgtttctctctctaacctgtttGGGTCAAAGGTGCCAGTGTTCCTGGACAGGCCCATATAGTTTTGCATCTCCAGAGCTCTGTGCTCCTCCTTCTTACTGATGTATTCTCTTTCCAATTGGTCCTGAGCCTCCATAATGCTCCTCAGCATCTGACAATGGGCACAGTTTTACATTTATGCACAAGCAAAGACAGAATTTGCACCTCAGAGACATAAAATCAAGATGTTCTACATCTCCATATTCTGTGCATTACATGCCGTAAAGAACTACAAATAGGAAGTAAACAATAGTTACcatttgctgctctgctgtgcTCACTGACATGTTGATCACACTCAATTTGAATTCTTCTACCTGAATAGAAGAAGGTTCAACAATGGTTTTAGATGTCTATGCATTTAATGGTAGCCTTTTAATATGCTTCAAACTTACCTTTTGCATGAACTGGCTGATGATGCCTGTCAGCTCAGCAGTCATTCTTCCCCCCTCACTGGGACCCTCCTCAGGCTGGCTGGAGGAAGCTGTGTTCACCTCCTTAATGTTGCTCTGGGggattgtttcttttttctcaccTAAGTTTTCTGATAACAAAGCATTATGAGCACCATCAATTTATAAGCAACATGTCCCTGCTAATGAGTCTCTGATAAACTTTGACATTTACATATCATCTATCGAAATGGTACAGAAAAGGGGAAGCAAAGGATAACTTTTTCTTACCTGTCTTTACCTCATGAGTGTCCTTGATGAAGTGTGTAAGCCAATATTTTATACTTTTAGTGTATACATGCAAATAATTTGCAAATGTCTGTCTTGCACATGATGCGTACAGTTACTGACCATCttatgatttaaaaatatgacagaaatTGTAATTTAGTGTGGTTAGGTTGTCTCCAAAAGCAAAGGAAATATGTTTGTGTAACTAGAATAGTGTCATCTGATCCCATTTGTCTCAATGGAAACCCGCTACACTTCACTGGGTAATTTGCAGGTAGCGAAGCAAAGCGTCACATAATATCAAATGTCGGACACAGAGACGTACCTGATGGGGGAAGGCGAGGAGCCACGCATCCAAGATGGCTTGCCTCAATTAAGATTCCCTGATGATCATCATCACACTCTAAATAAAGCATCAGTTCTGAGGAGGGCTCAGCCTGTGAAAAGAGATCCATAAACTTGTAACTTGCATTGAAAATATGACTCTTGCATTGAAAATTATAATTGATTTCTGCACCTACACAAAGTAGCTCGGTCAAAAAAACGTTCTACTTACGTTGGTTCCTATTCTCATTTGATCTATAAGGTTCTCTGCCTCAGCATATTTGGTTAGTAATTTATCATATTCAGCCTAAAGACATATAGAATGAGACAAATGTTAGTCCTATATCCTATGCACAGCATTCATACTTGATACTGATGGAGAAAATAcaagcaaaatacaaaaaaagcgTAGGTGCAGATGCACTGTAAACCCTGAATGTTTTCTACCTGCAGGTGATGCACCAGTGCTGGAGCAGACTGTTTGTCCTCGTCTTTGAAGACGTAGGGCTTCTCTGATGTATGGACTGAATCCTCCAGGACTCTGTTGATCACCTCTAACATCCCTGGAGAGGACTGGGCTCTGTGCATGGCAGTGGGGCTCTGAGGAACTGATCTGACCGGTCCGCTTGGAGCTTTGGGGATTTTCACCTTGGGGGCAATCTTGGAGAAGTCCGGGAGTGGGTAATGGACTTGGCCTTGACCATACTTGATCTCGCTGAAAGACCTGGTGCGCAAAAGTGGGACTCTCTGAATCTGATCATCCTCTTCAGGGTTTTCCTGCTTCTCTACGTCTACGGCACTGGTATTCCCACTGCCCTGTTCTGAGTGTATACTTGCAGAGCTGGATGTAAAGCTGTCAGAAGCAGTAAAGGTTACATTATCAATTTTCATTTCTGCTTCTTCCTCTAAACTTGAAATTGTTGATGCAGTTGTACACTTCTCATCAGTCCTGTCTGAGCTGAAACTCTGAACAATCTGAGAATTACAAGCATAACTCTCTGAGTGGTTATCATTAACCTTTGTGCTGTTGTGTGCTGGAGCACAGCTAAAAACAGTGTAATCCACGCTCTCCAGTAGGGACACCTCCGGCAGGGTCTCTGCCTCAATCAGCCTACCCGACCACAGCAACTCCTCCTGGGAGAAGTGTCGCAGCAACAACTGGTTAATGTCTGAAGGACAAGGGCATGATGGGGCAACCTCACTGGGCTTGGAGGGATCAAAAAACCTGTCTTGTTTGGTGTGGGCATCCTCTTGTGACAAACTTGCTGGTTTCTCAGCATTATACTCAATAGAACCCAAACTTTCAATAATATCATCTTTGTCTCTTGTATTACATTCAAGCAAAGCAGGAACATCAGGACTTGCATGAACTATTTCTCTCTCATCAGAGCTCATATTGCTCTCAGAATTAGCTGCCTGGTTGAAGTAGGGGCTTCCGAGGTCACCATCATAAGGTAGGTCGTCCTGATCCTCGTCACTGGTATCTTGCTCTGGGTCGTCATGCTGCTGCTTTAAGGGCGGCTCATCTTGCATGGTGTTTGGTCTTTGGGCAGACACATGCAGAATGCTGCTCTTGCTCTCTACCACCTTCTCACTCTGACTGCTGGCAATACTGGACTCAGAGGAGGTGACTTCCAAGGCTGACAGCTCTGCACTCCCTGCAAAATAAAGATCACCAACAACATGAATACCAAATTAGAGGGTCtttaaatttacttttttttctcctgcatttTAGGTCTTCATTTTTGACatgacagcttagacatgaaaggggaaaaaaaagggggaatgacatgcagcaaaggactggaggtcggagccgaacccacggccgctacgtcaaggactaagcctctgtacatggaAGTGCGCTCCACCAGGTTAGCCACCCAGGCACccaaatttactttttttaaagaccaTTAACAATCACAGCTCCAACTTACTTTGCGACTCTGCCAACACATGTCAAAGATAGCTCCAAAAAATACAATAGATTTCCCCTCATCACTATCATATTAACAGTGTGCCACAAAGTCTACAATCATCACTAATGATCTGTTTAAAATCGGTGTGTTATAACACTACAGAATTATTCTGATAGTTGGGATGTATAGTTCAGGATGGGTAAAACAAGCCAGTTTAACATCCAACAAAAAactctttagaaaaaaaaaaaaacagcggtGACTCTAGGACTCACCACTGAGATGGATGCTTGCTTCGGAGGCAGCAGACTCTGCCTGGGACAGATGTAAGGCTAAAGAACTCTCCAAATCACTGAGGTGGAGACTTTCATCCTCACTTAGGTCAACAAAGATGCTCTGCTGAATGGACTTCTCCCAGAGCACAGTGGGCGTGTCCTCTCCCTTAACATCCTCATCTGATTCCTCTGGTTCTCCCTCCATGGACACTTTGTCTTCACCTGTGTCAGGACAGGGGGTGAGAAAGGAGGATGGAGAACCTGTTCATCACTTAGCAACGCAACTTGTGAGCCGACAACATTGGATCAAAATGTGCTAAGCTGTCAATTATTTAACAATCGATGCATTGTGTGAGGTTTGCGTGACATGTGTAAGGTTTATgggtaaaagtgtgtgtgagaaacagtggtggaagaaggtTACTTAAATAAGAGAAGCAATtccaaaatattaaaatattccattagaagaaaagtcctgcattttaaATCTTAGTCAGCAtctatcaaaagtaaaagtgcttaTTCTGCAGCATAACACTGAGTGAATACTTTTAACATGGCCCCGTCAGTGTTATATTATTGTAAAAATGATATTATTGTAGTATTGTTATGCATTCTTTAACATGATAGAGGCAGTTTACCCTAAATGGTCAAGAGAGTTATCAATAttctgttgggtagtttaatctataacaacCAATTAATATTCATCATGAGATGACATGTTATGCATGTACAATGATAATATGTATAGCAATATACTGTAAGTATAGTAACTTTGTCAGATACATTtaatgaagtaaaaagtacaacatgtgGTTCTGAATTGTAGGTTGAAGGTATATCTtaatataaagtagcagaaaaacTCAAGTGAATTACTCAAACTGTATAAAAGTACAGTAACGTTAacctacttgagt
This is a stretch of genomic DNA from Sander vitreus isolate 19-12246 chromosome 12, sanVit1, whole genome shotgun sequence. It encodes these proteins:
- the aknad1 gene encoding uncharacterized protein aknad1, with translation MEGEPEESDEDVKGEDTPTVLWEKSIQQSIFVDLSEDESLHLSDLESSLALHLSQAESAASEASIHLSGSAELSALEVTSSESSIASSQSEKVVESKSSILHVSAQRPNTMQDEPPLKQQHDDPEQDTSDEDQDDLPYDGDLGSPYFNQAANSESNMSSDEREIVHASPDVPALLECNTRDKDDIIESLGSIEYNAEKPASLSQEDAHTKQDRFFDPSKPSEVAPSCPCPSDINQLLLRHFSQEELLWSGRLIEAETLPEVSLLESVDYTVFSCAPAHNSTKVNDNHSESYACNSQIVQSFSSDRTDEKCTTASTISSLEEEAEMKIDNVTFTASDSFTSSSASIHSEQGSGNTSAVDVEKQENPEEDDQIQRVPLLRTRSFSEIKYGQGQVHYPLPDFSKIAPKVKIPKAPSGPVRSVPQSPTAMHRAQSSPGMLEVINRVLEDSVHTSEKPYVFKDEDKQSAPALVHHLQAEYDKLLTKYAEAENLIDQMRIGTNAEPSSELMLYLECDDDHQGILIEASHLGCVAPRLPPSENLGEKKETIPQSNIKEVNTASSSQPEEGPSEGGRMTAELTGIISQFMQKVEEFKLSVINMSVSTAEQQMMLRSIMEAQDQLEREYISKKEEHRALEMQNYMGLSRNTGTFDPNRLMEGDIFRIGMHLEDIKEMIDKNVCEQISPPHSSSTPTPMKEMLHVKPSPLCMPTLSPPPSLHEGPSAGFTHVGYKMEDENNEEVEEASEVHGDEELQQHSELITTDSLLKNTGHRYCHSRSSQGSAEGLEIQTAEAEEERSSVSLEVIDNSNILAYLSGSSSSLRQRQWTPNSRSTPDRVLNPAGEWDLGECVSLAVEVSSSSDARNDSDTHILSVPPLNTSSVSQRILSPETDSGFGSSYLNQSASGPFQPNLLTESVHSQNNALSSSDSEGSCSNLQTAIHSASLTSQQWVSPHPSVQTQSCGAAAAVERWVESTTKEPSVRLQGSERSPSAQLHHHVSEPALSTTMDTEERGSPLYSCSCNSEALLALQSEVFRLKKDLEEGLVQLPHLAQKMDYLTSKYRQDRQERKSKTRLRTHHRPACNSVWKPSSGSAQNVSDLSSSQVRIEDWISSDIGPSKSNGTDSGDTAGSEIMLQFHSSPVASRRGGGDSVRSAPEFQYQFREALQSNRESEGNGSVKTSRLNSSILKGGKASDSHAKQRLQTAVTESFYSKERWSLFSSASLQKSLLQVSYGSSSSLPASYKVREPPLQSMSHHRKRSTQSDSALLPSNVYFQRTPSPVSMPSKTGSRTGRRRGNKEEDMNRTLDQAIEVARSMKRTTDRMAKRLSADLAETQVHRKHHSMQPPGGRKHHAL